GATTTTTATGTGGTGCGGATTGTACCAAAAGCGGTATGTCCAAAACTTTGAGTAAGTAAGTTGTTGTAAGTCAGATATTTGTTTGTTACAATTATTTAGATATTTTTCCTAAAAATGCGTAAAATTTATACAGGTTGGTGGATTCTTCTGGCTTTATCTTTGATATATGTAGCATCGAATGGCTTTGGTATCAATACCATTCCAGTGTTTTATCCGGGTATTTCTAAAGATTTTGGTCTTACCAAGGGCGATATTACCCAAGCTCCAAGCTTGATGTACTTGGGCATAGCCATTCTTTCACCCATCTTTGGCTATCTTTTCGACCGCTTTAGTGCCAAAAATTTGTTGCTATTGGCAGGGATTTGGATGGCTCTATTGTTTTGGTTTTTTGCTTCAATACAAAACCTTCAACACCTACTAGGCTATTATGGTGCTTATGCCTTGGGCTTGAGTATGGGTGGGGTTATTCCTAGTATATTTTTGATTAGTCGCTGGTTCAAAAAACGCCGAGGCTTGGCAGTGGGGATATTTTTGAATGCCTCTAGTATTGGGGCTAGTATTTTGAGTCCTATAGCTGGCCAACTGAGTCAGGCTCGTGGCTGGCGTGAGGCTGCTGCTACACTGGCATGGCCAGCGATTGCCCTACTATTGTTGCCGCAGTTATTAATCAAAAATACACCTTCCGAAACAGAACGTATCTACGAATTTGATATACCCAATACTCCTGAAATACTTGAAGGTATTACTATTGGTCGGGCTATCAAGCAACGAGACTTTTATGTGTTACTTATCACAACGGCTTCGTTATGGTTTTGTATCAATGGTATTTTGTTCAACAAAGATTTGTATCTGAACGATTTACAGCTGGATACTGCACAAGCGGGCAGATTTGGGGGGCTTTTCTTTTTTTGTAGTATTATTGGCAAATTGTTTTTTGGTTGGCTGAGCGATATATTAGACAAGAAAAAAGTAATGTTCTTTTCTGTTGCTTGCCTGACTTTGGGAGCTATTTTGCTTAGACTTTCTTTACAAAATACCCAATTATTAATAGCAGTGGCTATTGCCTTTGGGGCAGGGTATTCTGGTGCTTTTACAATGATTCAGTTGCTGATTGCCGATTATTATGCAGGGAAATCGTATGGTACGATTTTAGGTGTTTTTACCATGATAGACACCCTTGCAGGTAGTTTGGGGATTGGTCTGATTGGTAAATTTAGGGCTATGTATGGCACTTACGAAATTCCATTTACAATTATGGTAGTACTATGTGTTTCGGCTTTGCTAACACTATTGTTGGTGCGAAAACCCCGTGTAAAAGGAACACTAACAACAACATCATAAACCTCGATAGGCTCACAACTAACTATAAATTAAGATTTAATATTATGGAAAT
The DNA window shown above is from Flectobacillus major DSM 103 and carries:
- a CDS encoding MFS transporter, translating into MRKIYTGWWILLALSLIYVASNGFGINTIPVFYPGISKDFGLTKGDITQAPSLMYLGIAILSPIFGYLFDRFSAKNLLLLAGIWMALLFWFFASIQNLQHLLGYYGAYALGLSMGGVIPSIFLISRWFKKRRGLAVGIFLNASSIGASILSPIAGQLSQARGWREAAATLAWPAIALLLLPQLLIKNTPSETERIYEFDIPNTPEILEGITIGRAIKQRDFYVLLITTASLWFCINGILFNKDLYLNDLQLDTAQAGRFGGLFFFCSIIGKLFFGWLSDILDKKKVMFFSVACLTLGAILLRLSLQNTQLLIAVAIAFGAGYSGAFTMIQLLIADYYAGKSYGTILGVFTMIDTLAGSLGIGLIGKFRAMYGTYEIPFTIMVVLCVSALLTLLLVRKPRVKGTLTTTS